In Oncorhynchus tshawytscha isolate Ot180627B linkage group LG06, Otsh_v2.0, whole genome shotgun sequence, the following are encoded in one genomic region:
- the LOC112253055 gene encoding serine/threonine-protein phosphatase 2A 55 kDa regulatory subunit B delta isoform: MAGVAGGNDFQWCFSQVKGAIDEDVAEADIISTVEFNHSGELLATGDKGGRVVIFQHEQECKNRPNLRGEYNVYSTFQSHEPEFDYLKSLEIEEKINKIRWLPQQNSAHFLLSTNDKTIKLWKIGERDKRAEGYNLKDEDGRLRDPFRITSLRVPVLMPMDLMVEASPRRVFANAHTYHINSISVNSDHQTYLSADDLRINLWHLEITDRSFNIVDIKPANMEELTEVITAAECHPNQCNVFVYSSSKGTIRLCDMRTAALCDSHTKFFEEPEDPSSRSFFSEIISSISDVKFSHSGRYMMTRDYLSVKVWDLNMENRPVETYQVHEYLRSKLCSLYENDCIFDKFECCWNGSDSAIMTGSYNNFFRMFDRNTRKDITLEASRESSKPRATLKPRKVSTGGKRKKDEISVDSLDFNKKILHTAWHPKENVIAVAATNNLYIFQDKIN, from the exons ATGGCAG GAGTTGCCGGTGGAAATGATTTTCAGTGGTGTTTCTCACAAGTGAAAGGGGCGATAGATGAAGATGTTGCAGAAG CTGATATCATCTCAACGGTTGAATTCAACCATTCTGGAGAGTTGCTAGCAACTGGAGACAAGGGAGGCAGAGTTGTCATATTTCAACATGAACAGGAG TGTAAAAATCGACCAAACCTGCGAGGGGAATACAATGTTTATAGCACTTTTCAGAGTCACGAACCTGAATTTGACTACTTGAAAAGTTTAGAAATTGAGGAAAAAATTAACAAAATAAGATGGTTACCCCAACAAAACTCAGCTCACTTTCTACTCTCAACAAATG ATAAAACTATCAAATTGTGGAAAATCGGTGAACGAGACAAGCGGGCTGAGGGTTACAACTTGAAAGACGAAGACGGACGTCTCAGGGATCCCTTTAGAATTACTTCCCTACGG GTACCAGTGCTGATGCCCATGGATCTCATGGTAGAAGCAAGTCCTCGTAGGGTGTTTGCCAACGCTCACACATATCATATTAATTCAATTTCTGTAAATAGCGATCATCAAACATACCTCTCCGCAGATGATCTAAGAATTAATCTATGGCACTTGGAAATCACAGACCGAAGTTTTA ACATTGTAGACATCAAGCCTGCCAACATGGAGGAACTGACAGAGGTGATCACAGCGGCTGAGTGCCATCCAAACCAATGCAATGTATTTGTGTACAGCAGTAGCAAAGGCACCATACGCCTCTGTGACATGCGAACAGCAGCACTCTGCGATAGCCACACCAAGT TCTTTGAGGAGCCTGAGGATCCAAGCAGCAGGTCATTTTTCTCTGAGATCATCTCGTCCATCTCTGACGTGAAGTTCAGTCACAGCGGGCGCTACATGATGACACGGGACTACCTCTCCGTCAAGGTGTGGGACCTCAACATGGAGAACAGGCCAGTCGAGACATATCAG GTTCATGAATACCTTCGCAGCAAGCTTTGCTCGTTATATGAAAATGATTGCATCTTCGACAAGTTTGAGTGCTGCTGGAACGGTAGCGACAG TGCCATCATGACCGGCTCCTACAACAACTTTTTCCGTATGTTCGACCGCAACACCAGGAAGGACATCACACTGGAGGCCTCTAGGGAGAGCAGCAAACCGCGGGCTACACTCAAGCCCCGCAAAGTCTCCACCGGTGGCAAGAGGAAGAAAGACGAAATTAGCGTGGACAGCCTGGACTTCAACAAGAAGATCCTGCACACTGCCTGGCACCCCAAAGAAAATGTCATCGCTGTGGCGGCCACCAACAACCTGTACATTTTCCAGGACAAGATCAACTAA